Proteins from one Bacteroidales bacterium genomic window:
- a CDS encoding type IX secretion system membrane protein PorP/SprF encodes MKKTIIIILFTIVGYSAHAQQDAMFTHYMFNTIAVNPAYAGSRDALTITGLHRSQWVGFDGAPTTQTLTLHTPILNQNSGIGLSFINDKIGPTNTTSFYVDFSYRIKVSEKAKLAFGLKGGMNMMNHNLTDLSLTEQNDPAFINDVQSKLLPNFGFGMYYYTDKFYAGVSVPKLLENNFITNSTSGTTNLASEKRHYFLIAGSVFDLNEEIKFRPTAFMKVTNGAPIEGDITASFIFNEKFWLGAMFRTGDAVGLLAGVNITDQLALGYSFDWSYANTTMKYNGGSHELMLRYDFIYKTEEKIRSPRYF; translated from the coding sequence ATGAAAAAGACAATTATAATAATATTATTTACAATAGTCGGATATTCGGCTCATGCACAGCAAGATGCAATGTTTACACATTATATGTTTAACACAATCGCAGTTAATCCTGCTTATGCAGGCAGTAGGGATGCACTTACGATTACAGGATTGCACAGATCGCAATGGGTAGGATTTGACGGAGCACCCACAACACAAACATTAACACTTCATACTCCGATACTAAATCAAAACTCCGGTATCGGTTTATCTTTCATCAATGATAAAATAGGACCGACAAATACAACATCATTTTATGTAGATTTTTCATACAGAATAAAAGTTAGTGAAAAAGCAAAATTAGCATTCGGTTTAAAAGGCGGTATGAATATGATGAACCATAATTTAACCGATTTGTCATTAACTGAACAAAATGACCCTGCTTTTATTAATGATGTTCAATCAAAACTATTACCGAATTTTGGTTTCGGAATGTATTATTATACTGATAAGTTTTATGCGGGAGTTTCTGTTCCGAAATTGCTTGAAAATAATTTTATTACAAATTCAACATCCGGAACTACAAATTTAGCATCTGAGAAAAGGCATTATTTTTTGATAGCAGGAAGTGTTTTTGATTTAAATGAAGAAATTAAATTTAGACCTACCGCATTTATGAAAGTAACAAACGGAGCTCCGATTGAAGGAGATATTACGGCATCCTTTATTTTTAATGAGAAATTCTGGTTAGGTGCTATGTTCAGAACAGGAGATGCTGTTGGTCTGTTAGCAGGTGTAAACATTACGGATCAATTAGCATTAGGATACTCATTTGATTGGTCTTATGCAAATACAACCATGAAATACAACGGAGGAAGCCATGAATTGATGTTGAGATATGACTTTATTTATAAAACTGAGGAAAAAATACGTTCTCCGAGATATTTCTAA